The nucleotide sequence aaatatttgatcaacgtcgaatttaattatatattacgtatggataacaaccctataggcaaattagtcaattcaagtatgaaaatatgagggttgttatagtacctacccgttaaaagaaatttcgtcccgaaatttagttgttgccatcaatcggcgttgttcgtacatagacgaggatatttacgttttatttggttttcacgttcccaggtatcctcggggccttgcgtgaattccaacggatagaatattgttctgtttcaagaattaaaatcatacaaaccataatttctacaagttcttctacgaagtgcattttattattaatgcggagatcattcaaaatgatgatgttttacaagtcatttcagtaaattggatacatgaaatgtgttatgaataatatcgagctcatttaaaccttgagcttttatgccaccacgctagggtagacaaaatagagaggagttcatgaaaatcatagtcgtgaaatttgatagagattgtcattctttacaacaagaatgatgaatgtgagttgaaaatagagttttatcaacattggtaatatggataaaacgattcgattataggaagagtataaacgaagctatcacaaaagagtgaaatgaggaaattaaatgttcgccttaacttttgacgtagtcacgattgatttccggaatttaaggaatttaaaggaaattttcgtaatctataagatttgattctccggtaattaaggaatttgtgattttctttgattaaatgcggtgaattgcctcgattgttgtgtctagaatttcgctataaattagcttctttcgtttcattatcttcactactTCTATACCTTTTTCCTCAaatcatacttctaaaagattcgtcaatatgcttcttcCAGTTCTAATTTtggatatagtcctgacttttatatctatcgttcttcttttttatctgTCACCGGAAgagtctattcacttctactattaccttgggtttatagtgtttttaattctcccgtgtctttacgttgcgatacgtattgatatacacggtttgtaatttccgtgttgttatcgggctttatattttcccttatatgtcggagctctatgctcttgtttttccttcccgacttcaagtcaagcgaataatggtccagaactcgtaggtatgaagtttcgaatgatcataatttataaagtagaaaggaaaggtattagcacgatttgatttgtcaaattaccagaatattcgaaaaagaccgaatcatcaagaaaaatattttcttgatatgtttagaggttaaatagaatgtaagagtcgtgtaacatggaaaatgatgattataaagtttataaatcatcatcttccattaaaaatttagcatgacttactgtaatataatcacgttggcctgacgtcattatattatactaactcatgcttcaattcccaacacttcttcaaaacatttgtaatttaaacttgaattttaaagaatatagaaactaatacagtttcctttatgatgtgataaagatatcgcaaagagataattattggcggacaagaatcgttatgatgatatcatcagaaatatagaggatatttatgatgatattttggaatttctaagttcgaaagttgatgaagaaaaatttttcgcaagcttttaacatgacttcggagcaagatattctctaaagaattcatcggatccagaattacctggattctttgaatatagggtttggtccttgtatttgtccttggtctcctccatggttagctcaatccgtttttcagttccaaattttcttttgagcttttccaacgtaccattctttattataaaaattttggccattgagaccatctacaattttgctgtttcctctgcatttaatgcagccatatttgaatcattggttatcaatccgagatggtttcaagaaatttcgtttttagatgattaatcgctgattgtaatcgtcaacggatctaatggttgacgaatagccgttgttgatttcaaaagtaaggaatgataatttcgatggtttgatgtgataatttatcatagaatacgaatgaatataatacatgaatgtagtgatctttaggaagataacacttgctaaagctttaattggattctgatatgtcaaaatcagaatatgtaattgaatttgtatgaaaatggttattctttagtgaacggatacatatatatgtggatgtaagtagtatagttattgattgttgaatcagattttgaagaatgtacaatgtaacatattaatgtgagatataaatatttctcgggttttacctacccgctaaaatattttcacaattaacagtttgtacaaataaattttaattacaatctttatgaagatatacgttcatatatgtattcttcagatgtaatatagatttaatgagttaatataatattaaactcatttgatttatgattgaaacgagaataaataatctccaaaaccatagagatttcataattgttgcgatatatttcgctaatgaagttatgaatcaatatttcatcgttcattgttattgatatacctcggtatatgatgttggtactcgtggaattcttgtgaaattcacaagacacgaataatgttttctaaaaagtttccagtacatcgaaaatggaagtgtaaaatcagacatgtatttgaataatacacttgatttattttgaaatggagtttattgtgctgaagcagtgattaacgatcattaggtcattaacgaaggatgtacattatagcatattagttatatgaattaaccaagtagtacatactagttaagatttacacgtaatagcttagtacgaaaagatttattattgtttcaaaccatatatatatatatatatatatatatatatatatatatatatatatatatatatatatatatatatatatatatatatatatataagtatacatatataattcttcaggaagaatgagtcaatacatcttaactcattattactaatatttcttggtatctatggggcgtatgatgttgatatccgaggtactgagtgtgatgttgaggcgtgaaatgcagatgttgttgttggtgatactgatgctgttggtggtgatgctgatggtactggttatgctgctggtgctgccgctggtgttcgtaggtttcacaccatattctctagagccaccactcgagcgcgaagctcgttgacttcttctattattccgggatgattggcggttcggacaagtggatgaataagatctagaattttagatattatatattcgtgactggatatcctggaaatgagggtgaaaatagtgttccgaacgggttcgccggtaagtgcttcaggttcttcaccaagaggtgaattcggttggtggaagggattaccttcttcttgtctcaattGATTatgtttactacgaacccatccccaattcatccaaaatagatgatggctgattggttcgtttgttccggttacgctgccattggagctcgaggaatcggttgagaaatccatatcatgtgatttgatttagggtttgatatgagattagtgttgaatactggatgctatattcatctccttgaatatgtatatgtagcaaaaagattttcgtaatttacggaggaaatttaggaaaagtgttagacaaagattattgggatagatacgataagatataataagatatgatgtgtctatactctaataatggtagtatgacgtgtctagatgataagtatgtaatctaataatctttcgattaaagactttcaattcgtatactgtggtaactcaatgacatttttcggttcgcaaaccgatgcataaaggtataaggcatataggtacgtgatataacagggagttatgtttgagtatgaatagtaattaTTATAGGAGTTTTAAaattcatggataacatttcatgtaatacatatgtaatacacaaaaccatgataaatgacaaaggaatgtcgagaatggtgtcgcatttaaatgtggtggcggaattggatagtacttcggagaatgagcagagttcttagattggctcggcattctaagataagtaaagtttctaaagtatagtgtagcatttaacaattaaaggcaacaattaaaggcactatagtcaaggaaagttgtagtcctacattgctaaggtacctaattgtataaggcacacttaaaatgcaatcctggttctctacaacagcactgctctgataccaatctgtcacacccccaaatagggcctggggtatttgtgactaattatatcaaattacagttgtataaacgagaacgactctatatgagacgttttgaaataaacctttattaataaaacagcggaagcattaagaatgtttacattaaatctaaactgaaatagtaatagttttaaaatgcaaagtagatgtaatgaaatgaagactccatgcagcattcaattcatcaagtagcagtcataacaatcatcttattcgtcacctgagacaaaacatgcttaaagtgtcaaccaaaaaggttgagtgaagttcataggtttatataatatgcattacaccacaagatttagtttaagtttgattgataccaaatatatcaatctaaaagtgttgctgcagtttgtaatatctctactaaacaagtttaccctatgacaccttgtactgtcagtgtcgtggaatcattattatgtaaccaaagaccaacagtcgaatggttagagacgttactctcaataggcctattcacaataattaagtttgcatttaaacgtagcaattaacgatattacggtagggatttagcatgaatcaaagcatgacaacatagttaacaatttagtactcgtGTCtatgcgtaaaacagttataaagcaagcatgtgtctcactccaagttgtaaacagtaatgaaatagtaaaaagtggggctatgaagttcaccttagtaagtagagagagttattcctcggaataaagagttgaacgagtgagcaggaaagtcaacctattgacatttaagagtagttaagtgttttgcccatgtttaagtttaagtatgtgtttaagtatagttcgttttactaagtttctattcctagtaagttactatttttataaagtttccattgttagaaagtttcttattttactaagtttctatgactagagagtttctacttttatcagtgttttccattttaggatacttgccgtattagataagcttccaatcacccctttcccttcgaatggctaatttagatctagggcttgagccataggaccctttaaatcggaagtccaaaccctctgcctagaatctcatagaaaccattcgtcaagaatgttcgaagatctatacatctctaatacatatcccaaaatgtttttatgttacaatataagtagtaggttataggtgctagtaatagtaatagtatatacatgttatttattttatttttaattgcatataatttataacattatttacatgttttggtaaaaataataactgaagtaaaaagtaaaaagtaaaatagtaaaaaaaagtaaaaagtaaaaaaaataaaaagtaagaaaagaatacttactagtagtaattcttcaaagagagaaatgagagattaaggtgcaagtttgaaatgagaaatgtatgtggtatttatagttaaaaatggtaggtgaaaaagaaaaaaaaataataaaataaaaatttcaagaatgccatatttgacaaaaatgaaaaaaatgtggaaaatgtttttgataagattgtttttgaaaaaaaaaaaaataaaaaaaatattagtcaaatttcatgggctcattatttaatttataaaaaaatcttttttttataagctaaatatatatatatatatatatatatatatatatatatatatatatatatatatatatatatatattaaaataacttatcatttaattaataattatgttacatatagttttaaatataatacgcattaatattaatattaactaaagttattttatataattagtgtaaactttagttaacaaaaagtgtcgactaaaaataaatatttgatcaacgtcgaatttaattatatattacgtatggataacaaccctataggcaaattagtcaattcaagtatgaaaatatgagggtttTTATAGCGGCCCCTGAGCTAACCGTTGTCATTGGTGTCCAAGAGGACTAAAGGCTGGACGGTTACCAAGTAGGAACTGTTAGGAGCAACCTTATAACAACTACCATCAGTTTATAACAACTTGCAAAATGCAAGTTTGAAGCAACTACATTACTACACCCTTGTTTCACCTATATTTTGAAATAAAGGTGAAACGGGGTTGAGAGTTCCTATTTTTTTGATGCTACCAATGACACGCGTGAATCTGGTTATGTAGCACCGCCGGATTTGGTGCCGGAAAAAAATCCGTCTGCAAGTGATGAAGATGGATCGTGGAACGAGGTTGAGAGTTCCAATTTTTCTAATGTTACCAATGACACGCGTGAAAGCATGTCTGATGGCTTTCTTCATCAAGTGGCCCCCACTAGTTCCAATGTAGAAGATATTTTGTCTAAacataatgatgataattataaaaattgCATGCGTGACACTTCATTCAAAGTAACTTTGAATTTTCAAGATGGGGAATCTGATCTTGCTTTTGGGCAAAATTCCATAACTGGCCATATATTGAAACTGAAAATAATTCAACCAGTGGGCCTTCGTGTGGGTCTGTAGATTCAACTTCTATTGGACCAACTGTGGAAAATTTAGCCTCATCTTCGTCTGGGCCTTCATCGGGTTTTGATGGTCATGTTTCTGAGCCTTCAAATGTTAGCCTGGGTTTCGATGAACGGGATGTGGGTGATCCTTGTTTAAACAAAAGTGAATGTGTCGATTTGCAGGACGTGACCACAGTTGCTCGTTTTCGTGTTAAGGAGAGAAAATTTCATCCATTGATTAAAAGTCATTTCATTAATCACGTTTGGGGAAGGAGAAATATGAAGCGTAGTCGACGTCGGGAAAATTTTCGTTGGCATGAAAGATATTTTATCGAGAACGTGATGAAAGATTCGGATGAGGACGATAATGAAGTTGGTCGTTGCTCATGTTGCTCCTCTTGTGCGCCCTCAGATTCGGATTCACAGTCTCCTTTACTTGTCGTCGGGTGTTTTTTAGTGTCTTCGTGCTAATGTTCCTTTATGTGCTCtttgtttttaagatgtttttgtctgaagatctgcatACCAcgtctgtaaagaagatgtggtcTAAAGGTCTGCTAAATAATCAataaagactgtttgtttttatgtctgctaaatttataaatcatttataacttTTTCAATATATTTTCACTAATGGAAATGGACCCAAGTTCACTGCCAAGCCAAAAAACGAATAGGAAATGGAACAATGTGGACAAATTACAACCACACAATTATTTTACTATCAAAGGGAGTATAGTGATTTCAAGTCAAACTTTTCTTCATCATCGCTACTCAAGTTGCCAAATATCAATCTCTTCTCATCATCAATTTGATTTAATCAGTAAGCCAAAACATAAATCAAACCCAAATCAAATATCAAATATAAAGATTAAAATCTAAAGAGATGGTCGTTAAAACAAAACATAAAGAGAGATGGTCATTCCAAAGGAGAAATCAAACCTAAAACAACCTTAAAAGAAATCAAAATGTGCTGAAAAAAATACCGATTTTGATCATAGATATGCATCAGTCAGGGGTGGTGCAGTTGAGGATGGTGCTGCCGGAGGTAGTGTTTTCGAAGGTAGTTCAGCCAGAGGTGGTGGTGCCGTCGCCGGAGGTGGTGGTGCCGCCGACGGAGATGGTGTTGCTGCTACCGGAGATGATAGGTATGTGGGGAAGGTTGGAAGTGAATGGGAGAAGTTTTAAAAGAGATGGACAAAATGTCTTCCAAAGTTGGAAGCTATATTTTTAAGCTGCAAATTAGAAGACATTTTAACAtcttattttatcttatgtcttcgaAAAAACAAACCATCTGCAATTAAAACGTCTGCCCgcccgcagacataagacataataagatcttCAATcacaaaaacaaacaacaccttagtGTTTCGAGCTTTGTTGTTTTGTGAGTTTTATTCGTGGGTTTGTGTATGGTCTCGTGTGCGTTTGTGCGGTCTATGTTTTATCTAGCTACTTGCTAGTGTAATTCGATTTCTtcttttaaatattatatataaaacttgcttgcctttcaaaaaaaatatattttgaaataacaAACAAATTTCATAACTAAATCAACTCATGATGTTGTAAAGATTGGCAGATTGGAATACACAACGATTTACTTTTGACACGTTTCATTTTTAGCTGACGTCTTACAGTATACATTTTAATGAATctattttattttatatcttaaaaatGTACATAGTAAAGCTTATATGCAAGCTGTCTTTAGGATGATTCCAAAGATTCAGGTGAAAACCCCAATAACCATGACGTAAACTCATCACTGATCAATAAATTATAAGGACCAGATTCACCAATAACTTTCAAGGAATATATCACATCAAACCTTCATACACAAACAATGATCCGTCTTCAATACACATGGCCGTTATTCATACTCCTAATAATGTTCATCCTCTGTGGTTTCTACAAAATCAGAACCTTCATCTCAACCAGAGTTGCTAAATCCACCAACACACGAATTACGCACCAAACCCCGATTTCGCTAGAGGTTAAGATCACACTACCCACCAAAGTCATATTTGGTGATGCTGAAACAGTTAGAAGATGTGATCCATCTGAGCTCATTCAGTTGCCGAAGAACAGGCTCGGTGTGGGCTCGATTGGGACGCTTTACAAGGTGGTCCTTGACGATGGCTCGATGGTTACAATTAGGAACGTGAGTATGAAGATTAGTCGTGCTGGTGATTTTGAGCATTGGGTCAAGTTTTTTGGTGGCGTTCGTGATGATCGCTTGCTTTTGCCAATGCTATTCGGCTTTTGGTTTGGAGACGAAGCTTTTCTTATTTACGAATACCTCTGTTTAGGTAGCTTGGAGGAACTTCTACATGGTAAGTCATTTGAGTTTTCGAAAAACTTTTTATGTACATGTTTCAACAAAGAGTTGGAGTATACATTTAAGAGCGTGTTTTGGGAATGTGTTTTCAAAACATGTCTCGACTTACTTTTTCTTAAACACCTTTTTTCTCAAGAAAGTCGTCGCAGATAATCACTTTTATGTCAAACACATTTTTGATGTGATGACTGTACACCATCAAAATTATTTATACACCACTAAATATGCATTATAATGTTGTACTGTACAACCCTCTAAAATTGTTTAGTGGTGTATGAAAAATATTCGATGGTGTACGGATCACTCCGGGGCGGACCTATGAAGGGTCAACCGGGGTTGGCCGCTCCGACGACCCAAATATTTTTCAGTGTATTTATACGTTGAAGTTCGACATTTAATGTATTTATATGTTTAAAGTCAACATTTTGAACCGTTCTCTTGTTCTTTCCAAAATTTTGACATTTTGCACCTGTTAAAAATCATTCTTGGATCGGCCACTGGATCACCCGCCCTTTTTTTGATTATTCGTAATTTGTTAACACAATAATCAGATAACTTCACCAAAATGCAATCCCAAACACTGTCATCTTGCAAAACTACTCCATATTTGTTCAGCATAAGCTTACTCTTTAACTAAATCCTAATTCTTGGTCGATATACACAATGAAGGTAGCGAAGGTGTTCAGTTTACGCCACTAAGTTGGAAAATTAGACAAGAAATAGTACTAGGAGCAGCTAAAGCAGTAGCATCGATTCATAGTCGAGTAACTGAAACAGGACAACCGCTCGTGTGTGGGGTAATCAAGTCTTCGAATTTTCTAATACAAACCGATTTTTCGCCTCGTCTTTCGAGTTACGAAACACAGTACCTAATCTCCGCCGCTACAATCATCAGAAGAAACTGTGGTAGAATGGCACCAGAATTAACACATACAAGAAGTATATCGAAATCGTTTACACAAGCATCAGATGTATACAGTTTTGGGATCTTTATGTTGGAAGTTATTACTGGGAAGAAACCTTCGGTGACTAATTTAGGACAGTATGTTGTCGAAAAAAGAAAACGTGAAGGCCCGAATGGAGTTGCTGATAATCGAATGTTGGATGTTACTGAAAACGTTCAAGTTATTATTGCAATTGCGGATATGTGTCTTTTTTCTGATCCGAGACATCGGCCTCCTATGGGAGGTGTAGTTGAGATGATTCAGTCAGCTCTTGTTTAAAGTTTGTTGTTAGCAAATGTGATGTATAAAACTTAACAATATTACAAGTAATGTATGAAGGACAACAAGAGATGTACAGTGTAAATCTTTCTTATAATTATTTCTGTAACGACAACTCTTAAAGCTGTCGTGAACGTGGATAAAAAAATATTGTACATAACGGTTATAATTATCTTCAAAGTGATAATTATTGCGTGCATAGTGGTTAACTGCCAACGACTAATGGATCCGGATACCTGattacctgttaatggaaattgagGAAATATAAAAGATGAAAGCAGGCGAAGTCAGATCAACTATAATTATGATCAAAAAAAGGATTTTGCTAACAAACAACTGTCCTTAACGCACTTTAAAGTTAAACAGTTGTATATAGCGGTTGCTAATTAATTTGGTTGTGACGGTTACATGAATGTATAACTGTTTAAAGCGTATTATCGACAGGTCTAAAGGTTGTCGTTAGTAAAATCCCTAAGAAATTTAGCTAT is from Rutidosis leptorrhynchoides isolate AG116_Rl617_1_P2 chromosome 10, CSIRO_AGI_Rlap_v1, whole genome shotgun sequence and encodes:
- the LOC139871183 gene encoding probably inactive receptor-like protein kinase At5g41680, which produces MAPELTHTRSISKSFTQASDVYSFGIFMLEVITGKKPSVTNLGQYVVEKRKREGPNGVADNRMLDVTENVQVIIAIADMCLFSDPRHRPPMGGVVEMIQSALV